A portion of the Sandaracinobacteroides saxicola genome contains these proteins:
- a CDS encoding ABC transporter substrate-binding protein, producing MTRAIPVLLLALALPLAGCGNGNDGRALRVDSSVDPTPLVAQSTRLGLTALDGEGQVVPGLAQSWRVSDDGLSIVFRLRRASFANGMPVTAAQAVAAVQAARTRRAHPFFGLLAGVTAISAPLDDVIEMRLTTPQPELLALLAAPELAVLPPARNPPALGPFMPAGDEAGVITLGRNPRFHATADVPLDRVTLRRLDATAAIAGFARGESDLVLGGLGPGINDARTSPAAAGLRLEPARATAMLLVNMTGGPLKDLRVRRALSLAIDRQTLGSALFGSAAARPVYGLAPEGLASFPETFVPDWAGAPLVARQEDARRLLSEAGFGAERPLALTVAIPDDALSRAMAARIGNDLAAIGVTLSADIRDPAFHASTLARGGYALALTVREAPTDSPLALLLPLRCGANPAGVCLKEADRLLAQSWRAASLSARAGHYAQAERLWAEDGAVIGLVTPLRWALVSPRVAGWVDNAAGAHPLAKLDLLPEGRLFK from the coding sequence GTGACACGCGCGATTCCCGTCCTGCTGTTGGCGCTCGCCCTGCCGCTTGCCGGCTGCGGCAATGGCAATGATGGCCGTGCGCTCCGCGTCGACAGCAGCGTCGATCCGACGCCGCTGGTGGCGCAGTCCACGCGGCTCGGGCTGACCGCGCTCGACGGTGAGGGCCAGGTGGTGCCCGGCCTGGCGCAGAGCTGGCGCGTGTCGGACGATGGCCTCAGCATCGTCTTCCGCCTGCGCCGCGCCAGCTTCGCCAACGGCATGCCGGTCACCGCGGCGCAGGCGGTGGCCGCGGTGCAGGCCGCGCGGACCCGCCGCGCCCATCCCTTTTTCGGCCTGCTCGCCGGCGTCACCGCGATCTCCGCGCCGCTGGACGACGTGATCGAGATGCGCCTGACCACGCCGCAGCCCGAGCTGCTGGCACTGCTCGCCGCGCCCGAGCTGGCGGTGCTGCCGCCAGCGCGCAACCCGCCGGCGCTGGGCCCCTTCATGCCCGCCGGGGACGAGGCCGGCGTCATCACGCTGGGCCGCAACCCGCGCTTTCACGCCACCGCCGACGTGCCGCTCGACCGCGTGACCCTGCGGCGGCTGGACGCCACCGCCGCCATCGCCGGCTTCGCGCGCGGCGAAAGCGACCTGGTGCTCGGCGGGCTGGGGCCGGGGATCAACGACGCGCGCACCTCGCCCGCCGCCGCGGGGCTGCGGCTGGAGCCCGCGCGCGCCACCGCCATGCTGCTGGTCAACATGACCGGTGGGCCGCTGAAGGACCTGCGCGTGCGGCGCGCGCTGTCGCTCGCCATCGACCGGCAGACGCTGGGCAGCGCGCTGTTCGGCAGCGCCGCCGCCCGTCCGGTCTATGGCCTCGCGCCCGAGGGGCTGGCCAGCTTTCCCGAGACCTTTGTGCCGGACTGGGCCGGTGCGCCGCTGGTCGCCCGGCAGGAGGATGCCCGCCGCCTGCTGAGCGAAGCGGGCTTCGGCGCCGAACGGCCGCTGGCGCTGACCGTCGCCATCCCCGACGACGCGCTCAGCCGCGCCATGGCGGCGCGCATCGGCAATGATCTTGCCGCGATCGGCGTGACGCTGAGCGCCGACATCCGCGACCCGGCCTTCCACGCCAGCACGCTGGCGCGCGGCGGCTATGCGCTGGCGCTGACCGTGCGGGAGGCGCCGACCGATTCGCCGCTCGCCCTGCTGTTGCCGCTGCGCTGCGGCGCCAACCCCGCCGGCGTCTGCCTGAAGGAGGCCGACCGCCTGCTGGCGCAGAGCTGGCGCGCCGCCAGCCTGTCCGCCCGCGCCGGCCATTATGCCCAGGCCGAACGGCTGTGGGCGGAGGATGGCGCGGTGATCGGCCTGGTCACGCCACTGCGCTGGGCGCTGGTATCGCCGCGCGTCGCGGGATGGGTTGACAATGCCGCCGGCGCGCATCCCTTGGCGAAACTGGACCTGTTGCCGGAAGGAAGGCTGTTCAAATGA
- a CDS encoding acetyl-CoA C-acyltransferase — MSEIVIVAARRTPMGGFQGDFAGLAASDLGAAALKAAVDDAGLAADAVEQVVMGCVLPAGQGQAPARQAARKAGLSDATAAVTLNKMCGSGMKAVMDAHDLLRAGSADIIAAGGMESMSNAPYLLPKARAGYRMGHGRVIDHMFMDGLEDAYESGRLMGSFAEDCARHYQFTRAAQDDFALASLSRASSAIQQGAFAAEVVPVTAGKVQVSIDEQPGKARPDKIPTLKPAFAADGTVTAANASSISDGAAALVLMRADTAREHGLTPLATILGHATHAQEPAWFSTAPVPAMRKLLAKTGLDVAAIDLWEVNEAFAVVTMAAMHDLGLDHAKVNINGGACALGHPIGASGARILVTLLHALRARGGGTGVASLCIGGGEATAMAIRVP, encoded by the coding sequence ATGAGCGAGATCGTCATCGTCGCGGCGCGCCGCACGCCGATGGGCGGGTTTCAGGGCGATTTCGCCGGCCTTGCCGCGTCCGACCTGGGCGCCGCCGCGCTGAAGGCCGCGGTGGACGACGCCGGCCTGGCGGCGGACGCGGTGGAGCAGGTGGTGATGGGCTGCGTGCTTCCCGCCGGGCAGGGCCAGGCGCCCGCGCGGCAGGCGGCGCGCAAGGCCGGGCTGTCGGACGCCACCGCCGCGGTCACGCTGAACAAGATGTGCGGCAGCGGCATGAAGGCGGTGATGGACGCGCACGACCTGCTGCGCGCCGGCAGCGCCGACATTATCGCCGCCGGCGGCATGGAGAGCATGTCGAACGCCCCCTATCTGCTGCCGAAGGCCCGCGCGGGCTATCGCATGGGCCATGGCCGCGTCATCGACCACATGTTCATGGATGGCCTGGAGGACGCCTATGAGAGCGGTCGGCTGATGGGCAGCTTCGCCGAGGATTGCGCCCGCCACTATCAGTTCACCCGCGCCGCGCAGGATGATTTCGCGCTCGCCAGCCTGTCCCGCGCCAGTTCCGCGATCCAGCAGGGCGCCTTCGCCGCCGAGGTGGTGCCGGTGACCGCCGGCAAGGTGCAGGTGAGCATCGACGAGCAGCCGGGGAAGGCGCGGCCCGACAAGATCCCGACGCTGAAACCCGCCTTCGCCGCCGACGGCACCGTCACCGCCGCCAACGCCAGCAGCATCAGCGATGGCGCCGCCGCCCTGGTGCTGATGCGCGCCGACACCGCCCGCGAACACGGCCTGACGCCGCTCGCCACCATCCTCGGCCATGCCACCCACGCGCAGGAACCGGCGTGGTTTTCAACGGCACCGGTGCCGGCGATGCGGAAACTGCTGGCAAAGACCGGCCTGGACGTGGCCGCCATCGACCTGTGGGAGGTGAACGAGGCCTTCGCCGTCGTCACCATGGCCGCCATGCACGACCTCGGGCTGGACCATGCCAAGGTCAACATCAACGGCGGCGCCTGCGCGCTCGGCCACCCCATCGGTGCCAGCGGCGCGCGCATCCTCGTCACGCTGCTCCACGCGCTCCGCGCGCGCGGCGGCGGCACCGGTGTCGCCAGCCTGTGCATCGGCGGCGGCGAGGCAACCGCCATGGCGATCCGCGTGCCCTGA
- a CDS encoding DUF7010 family protein, producing MARPQPSMPLDAAQRELSRAYVGGAPGVLISGLVWLAAGTVWATRGAPAGFLTLFVGGMLIMPGSVALSRLLFRAPKIAPGNPLERLGFESTVMLFAGLLIAYALLRSDPAMAFATLAVAIGARYFVFRTLYNEPLYWLLGALLAALGMAVLLRWTTMPVNVAVAVGAVELLMALLLLLRHRRR from the coding sequence ATGGCGCGTCCGCAACCGTCGATGCCGCTCGATGCCGCCCAGCGCGAGCTGTCGCGGGCCTATGTCGGCGGCGCGCCGGGGGTGCTGATCTCCGGGCTGGTCTGGCTGGCCGCCGGCACCGTGTGGGCCACCAGGGGCGCGCCCGCGGGCTTCCTCACCCTGTTCGTCGGCGGCATGCTGATCATGCCGGGATCGGTCGCGCTTTCCCGCCTGCTGTTCCGCGCGCCGAAGATCGCGCCGGGCAACCCGCTCGAACGGCTGGGATTCGAATCGACGGTGATGCTGTTCGCCGGCCTGTTGATCGCCTATGCCCTGCTGCGCAGCGACCCCGCCATGGCCTTCGCCACCCTCGCGGTCGCCATCGGCGCGCGCTATTTCGTCTTCCGCACCCTGTACAACGAGCCGCTCTACTGGCTGCTCGGCGCGCTGCTTGCCGCCCTCGGCATGGCGGTGCTGCTGCGCTGGACGACCATGCCGGTCAATGTCGCCGTGGCGGTGGGCGCCGTCGAACTCCTGATGGCCCTCCTCCTGCTGCTGCGGCATCGGCGTCGCTGA
- the ccmA gene encoding heme ABC exporter ATP-binding protein CcmA, with product MSVLDVTTLACVRSGRLLFENLSFTVPRGGALIVTGPNGAGKSSLLRLLAGLLEPAAGTIHRPDRLAYLGHDSALKPDRTLAGELAFWAALDGADTATRNSAASAMALDGLLDLPVRLLSAGQKRRAALARTLAAGATLWLLDEPTVGLDAAACERLATAIAGHRERGGAVVAATHVDLGLAHAATLPLGVGHG from the coding sequence ATGTCCGTGCTGGATGTCACCACCCTCGCCTGCGTGCGCAGCGGCCGGCTGCTGTTCGAAAACCTGTCCTTCACCGTGCCCAGGGGTGGCGCGCTGATCGTCACCGGGCCGAACGGCGCGGGCAAGTCCAGCCTGCTGCGCCTGCTCGCCGGCCTGCTGGAGCCCGCCGCCGGCACCATCCACCGCCCCGACCGCCTTGCCTATCTGGGCCATGACAGCGCGCTGAAGCCCGATCGCACGCTCGCCGGCGAACTCGCCTTCTGGGCCGCGCTGGACGGCGCCGACACCGCCACGCGCAACAGCGCCGCAAGCGCGATGGCGCTCGACGGCCTGCTCGACCTGCCCGTCCGCCTGCTGTCCGCCGGCCAGAAGCGCCGCGCCGCGCTGGCCCGCACGCTCGCCGCCGGCGCCACGCTCTGGCTGCTCGACGAGCCCACCGTCGGCCTTGATGCCGCCGCCTGCGAACGGCTGGCGACCGCCATCGCCGGGCACCGCGAACGCGGCGGCGCGGTGGTGGCCGCCACCCATGTCGATCTCGGCCTGGCGCACGCCGCCACGCTGCCGCTGGGTGTCGGCCATGGCTGA